Below is a window of Campylobacter canadensis DNA.
TTATATTCTAGGAGAAAAGAATGAAAAAGTTTATGTTGGGCTGTGTTTTGGCAGCTTCTTTATTTGCTGATACTGTTATAAGTCCTGATGCTTTACCACAAGCTGCTAAAGATTTTGTAAAAACACATTTTTCAAATGCAACAATTGCTTATGCTGAAAAAGATTGGACTTCTTTTGATGTTAAATTAAGCACAGGTGCAAAACTTGAATTTACATCAAGTGGAAAAATAAAAGAAATTGATACAAAATACAGCGAATTCCCTGATAGTATTTTACCAGATATTTTAGCTAAAGCTAAAGCTTCTCAAGCTAATGCTAAGTTAAGAAAATTAGAAAAAAATATAAACGGATATGAGTTAAAATTCACAAATGGAATGGAAGTTTATATTAACGAAAAAGGTGATGTAATAGCTACTAAAT
It encodes the following:
- a CDS encoding PepSY-like domain-containing protein, producing the protein MKKFMLGCVLAASLFADTVISPDALPQAAKDFVKTHFSNATIAYAEKDWTSFDVKLSTGAKLEFTSSGKIKEIDTKYSEFPDSILPDILAKAKASQANAKLRKLEKNINGYELKFTNGMEVYINEKGDVIATKFDD